In Mercenaria mercenaria strain notata chromosome 13, MADL_Memer_1, whole genome shotgun sequence, the DNA window TGTAATAATATAAGAAATCTCTGCCAAGTAACCGCTGAAATAGTTATCCGGGAGCCGAATATTCCCAGCAACTACAGAatgatatattctttttcttacatactgtattatacaaataatACGAGTGTTAAACCAAAGGAAATGACTTTCCTTTTGACTTAAAAGATTATTTTCTCACAGTAGCGTAAGAATTTACACATTAATTCGTAAAATGCAGCAAGAAGGTCAGCCTCATCCAGAGTATAAGACGAGCTTCGCAAACACCAGTAAAATACCGCAGACTCCCGTCCGGCATGCACGAAAATTATTCGAAGTGACACATGTTTTTTACCTATTTATATACAAATTCTTAGCattctttcataatatttttttttaacatttacagacATCAAAAGCCAAACAAGTCGGCTCTTCCATGAAGAACTTGCCATTGGCAGCTGTGTACGTCCAATTAATACCAAATATTGTGGAACTGTTGGTCCATTTCTGAAGATAAAAGAAACAGGCGAGTTGTGTTTCTTGACTGTCCGGCACATTTTTGGACCCTTCCGATCACCAAAAATATTCTTTGGGACGaaagtttttcaaataatttcattgaaagAGGAGAAGAAAGAATGGGAATGTGGATGTGTGGTAGCGGCAGAATACAGTGAAAGTCTAGATGTTGCTCTTGTAAAAGTTTCTGAAACCTGTGTCTCCCCTAGGATCAAATTTGTGCACGTTACTGATGAACATCTCAGAGATTCCGGTATGTATACTATTGTTATAGCTTGAAAACAAATCAATTTGCGatttaatttatttctatttgtCTGTTTCTTTACATTGCCCTATTTCAAAGCTAAAATACACTAATACATAACCGGGTTTTATTGCCAAAGATATTAGATAACctaaaaacttgtaaaatgataTGCTAGACATTTTTCGGTATATAGTGTCATGTTTATGCAAAGAATTGCACCTATCTTTGTACTATCTTTCGATCATTGTTGTCCGTCAAGGAGTTTACGTAtcaatgtaatatatttataCTAATTTTTGATGAAAGATAAGATAACGAAATTTAATTGTTTCCAATTTAGAAACACTGATATCAATTATAATTTTGGTCAAAGTTGTCGTTAAAACAGAACAGTTCTAAATGTAAACGAATGGGCTGTATCAATTATATGTTTAGTTTAATAGTTTCACAAGTAAGGTGAATGGTGATTCTTGTAGGTTCCAAACGCCGACAGCTAACGCAGCTAGTGTTAAAAAGTCATGATCTGCCTTATTTCGAGTTCGATTTTAAAATGGCTTAAATGTTATTAGAACGCTTGGCCTATCAAAAGCCAGTCAGAAGGTTTCACATACAACATATTTCACACTCGACAAGCTAGAACAAACTGCATTGATATGCAAATGACTAATAACACAGCACTTCTTTATTCTACTGATGAGGGGTAAAGCAATTACCAGAGCCGTCGTATTTTACTATTTCTTATTCTTACCAAGTCATAGAAATCATAAAGATGCCTGTAATACTTGCTGTAAATGAATTATATACATGCTCCTTTAAATAAGTTAATATCTTTATCTGAATTCTTTCATTGTAGGGTTATATTCGGCAAACTTTCCGCCATATAATAATACTCATACAACAGTTGATGCAAGGAAGCTAACTCCGAACGAGATAGAAACACACCAATTGATTAAATTTAGCAAAGTTACAGGATTAACAGTTGGAAAGTTTCATTTGTGTGATGGACGAGTGAAAACTGATACATACACAGTTCGGAGGGATGAGCCAAACTATACACTGACTGAAATTTTGACATACAAAAATCAGTTTCGAGTTATTTCCGTTGGAAATGGAACCTTTGCTAAAGACACTGACGTCGGAGCAGCGGTTTATCTAGTTGGTGAGACAAAATGCTTACGCTGTGTTGGCATTGTATCTAGAATCATGGAAGACAAAAGAGAAGTTCTTGTGACTCCCATAGACGATATATTAACGGGGCTACAACAACAGTTAGGACAGACACTGGAAGTTGTAACGAGTCATTCGAACAACCAAAAGGTGAAACACATTcatttgattgtttgtttgttttgggtttaacgccgtttttcaacagtatttcagtcagttaacggcggacagttaaccttaccaatgttcctggattctataccagtactaacctgttctccgcaagtaactgccaacttccccacatgaattatcagaggtggaggactaatgatttcagacacaatgtcgtttatcaaatagtcacggagaacatacgccccgcccgaggatggaactcacgaccccgcgatccgtagaccgacgctctacctactgagctaagcgggcaggcttacACACCTTGGTACAAATAATCATCTTAAACAAACAACTTCACCAGAACTATTCGATATAGTTAAACCACATTACGCAGCAGTATCATCTTATGATAAAAGTGTTGTTCATGTCCCCTTAGGCCCTTTAATTCCATCCAGTAAATGCCATAGTTAAAACTCAGTTGATAAATTTGCTTCAATGGGATATGCTTCAAGATTTATGTACGTTTATCAAACTTAAATGctattgtaaataaatataacttCGAAACAGTTTTAATAGTTTTTATAAAATGCTCGtgtgttttgtaaattatttatatatatatgaattatatataaataaaaaattgtacAGTATTTTGCAGTGTCGCACAAGAGTCGGGCCTCATACACCacttaattttgataattgataTACGTACTTATTTCAGATCTCTAGTGATAATGAAGACCATTTCCTGTATTCTCGTGCTTTGAGTGAAGGTCAGGAGCATGACAGACACTTACGTGTAAATATTATTGGGTTTTATGCGCAGGGTAAAACCACTCTGACGCGAAGACTGCTGAATGAACCGGTAAAAGAAGTTGAAAGCACTGATGGGATAGACGTTCATATACGGCGATGTAAGATAAAAGAAAAGAATTGGGAGAGATTTGATACAAAGCAAGAGTTTGACGAACTCTCATGTCGTCTTGTTTCTATAGCAAAGTCCGTTGCAGAGAATTCAGACAGTATACAAGATACTGAAGATAATGAAGAATTAGATTTAACAACGGGATTTAAAGAGCAAGTCTTGATAGAAGATGGCGAAAGAAGACTTCGAACAACGACTAGTTACAACAGAAAAACTGTACAAACAGACGCACCAGCTGAGCCCAGTACATCTGTGAAATGTGTTCCGCTTTTCAGACATTTTTCAGATgatttatctgaaaataaaacaatatcagACAATGAGCTTATTGCAACTATTTGGGACTTTGGGGGACAATTTGTGTATTATGCTACTCATCAGATATTTCACTCAAGAGACGCTGTGTACCTTTTGGTTTTTGACTTAAGGAAAGGGCTTGACAATGTATTAGAAGACTACGATTTCCCGGATAGACAAGAAAAGATGAAAACAAGCTTGATGTTTTGGGTGAACTCCATTAATGCATTTGTTGGGTCGGATGATGGAACCAAGCCTAAAATCATTCTAGTTGGAACACACAAAGACAAGTTTACAGGGGATATTGAGGCAAAGTTCAAAGAAGTGAAGGAATTATTTGCAGGGACAGATGTCagaaaccacatttttgaccatacatTTGCCGTCGCTAATACGGATATGTCCGATGACGTGATCGATGAACTCCGTGAAACGATCTATCAGATTGGGGTGGAAACTGCATCTTGTAGATTGATACCTGCAAAGTGGATACCGCTAGAACTATCTTTGCTTGAGGTGAGACACAAAAATATCATAACGTTTAATGAAGTGATAGAGATGGATGCAGAGAATGATCATCCTATCAGAGACGAAAACCAGATAAAGGAATTTCTTAAATACCATCACGAAAAAGGCACACTCGTATTCTTTGACGAAGAAGAATTGAACAAGCACGTGATCTTAAACCCCCAGTTTCTAATAGATGCATTTAGATGCATCATTACATCAAAAACCATTTGTGACGGAAGCTCAAAACTCTTTCTGCTTTGGAAAAAGATGACAAACATGGCGGTTTTAGAAAACGAAATTCTAGATGCGGTCTGGAGCAAAGAAAGAAACATTGACTTCTTTAGGTGTTCAAGCATTTTGTTGAACTTCTTGAAAAGGCACAGAATTCTAGCAGAACTTCAAACGGATGACAGCTCGGACAAATTAGTCGGTATGGGTAAATATATGATACCAAGTTTTCTCAAAAGCAATTGTAGCAAC includes these proteins:
- the LOC123529896 gene encoding uncharacterized protein LOC123529896 isoform X1, whose translation is MPKSKLKSNTNIEQDQDDESSAVKRARVEGTDTLQMGVPTGTQSYGNEASDIKSQTSRLFHEELAIGSCVRPINTKYCGTVGPFLKIKETGELCFLTVRHIFGPFRSPKIFFGTKVFQIISLKEEKKEWECGCVVAAEYSESLDVALVKVSETCVSPRIKFVHVTDEHLRDSGLYSANFPPYNNTHTTVDARKLTPNEIETHQLIKFSKVTGLTVGKFHLCDGRVKTDTYTVRRDEPNYTLTEILTYKNQFRVISVGNGTFAKDTDVGAAVYLVGETKCLRCVGIVSRIMEDKREVLVTPIDDILTGLQQQLGQTLEVVTSHSNNQKISSDNEDHFLYSRALSEGQEHDRHLRVNIIGFYAQGKTTLTRRLLNEPVKEVESTDGIDVHIRRCKIKEKNWERFDTKQEFDELSCRLVSIAKSVAENSDSIQDTEDNEELDLTTGFKEQVLIEDGERRLRTTTSYNRKTVQTDAPAEPSTSVKCVPLFRHFSDDLSENKTISDNELIATIWDFGGQFVYYATHQIFHSRDAVYLLVFDLRKGLDNVLEDYDFPDRQEKMKTSLMFWVNSINAFVGSDDGTKPKIILVGTHKDKFTGDIEAKFKEVKELFAGTDVRNHIFDHTFAVANTDMSDDVIDELRETIYQIGVETASCRLIPAKWIPLELSLLEVRHKNIITFNEVIEMDAENDHPIRDENQIKEFLKYHHEKGTLVFFDEEELNKHVILNPQFLIDAFRCIITSKTICDGSSKLFLLWKKMTNMAVLENEILDAVWSKERNIDFFRCSSILLNFLKRHRILAELQTDDSSDKLVGMGKYMIPSFLKSNCSNETSDEFLCKKTYSSVLLGICLENITVLATVYERITAAALGRWPPIKFEDQYLVFQNVGYYRLDRQHAGRITQKEGKGIELMVIVLCPSGEDINVVSDRFRRYVEMVISQEFKKLHNNTREKVYSHYIKCNHADHCGRGSKESHSLDNIKKEIKVCCPDYRDHPIDVRRTIEEWFQEKKIPDEQASSVRPVTEMDLNKIAQAIGTNWELLGIALGLSADKVDRIKQRSRDCGIATIIFYMLKEWKNQNQHNADMNVLIQTMKDTDVLSVNWDKIRNFLDNF
- the LOC123529896 gene encoding uncharacterized protein LOC123529896 isoform X2, whose product is MPKSKLKSNTNIEQDQDDESSAVKRARVEGTDTLQMGVPTDIKSQTSRLFHEELAIGSCVRPINTKYCGTVGPFLKIKETGELCFLTVRHIFGPFRSPKIFFGTKVFQIISLKEEKKEWECGCVVAAEYSESLDVALVKVSETCVSPRIKFVHVTDEHLRDSGLYSANFPPYNNTHTTVDARKLTPNEIETHQLIKFSKVTGLTVGKFHLCDGRVKTDTYTVRRDEPNYTLTEILTYKNQFRVISVGNGTFAKDTDVGAAVYLVGETKCLRCVGIVSRIMEDKREVLVTPIDDILTGLQQQLGQTLEVVTSHSNNQKISSDNEDHFLYSRALSEGQEHDRHLRVNIIGFYAQGKTTLTRRLLNEPVKEVESTDGIDVHIRRCKIKEKNWERFDTKQEFDELSCRLVSIAKSVAENSDSIQDTEDNEELDLTTGFKEQVLIEDGERRLRTTTSYNRKTVQTDAPAEPSTSVKCVPLFRHFSDDLSENKTISDNELIATIWDFGGQFVYYATHQIFHSRDAVYLLVFDLRKGLDNVLEDYDFPDRQEKMKTSLMFWVNSINAFVGSDDGTKPKIILVGTHKDKFTGDIEAKFKEVKELFAGTDVRNHIFDHTFAVANTDMSDDVIDELRETIYQIGVETASCRLIPAKWIPLELSLLEVRHKNIITFNEVIEMDAENDHPIRDENQIKEFLKYHHEKGTLVFFDEEELNKHVILNPQFLIDAFRCIITSKTICDGSSKLFLLWKKMTNMAVLENEILDAVWSKERNIDFFRCSSILLNFLKRHRILAELQTDDSSDKLVGMGKYMIPSFLKSNCSNETSDEFLCKKTYSSVLLGICLENITVLATVYERITAAALGRWPPIKFEDQYLVFQNVGYYRLDRQHAGRITQKEGKGIELMVIVLCPSGEDINVVSDRFRRYVEMVISQEFKKLHNNTREKVYSHYIKCNHADHCGRGSKESHSLDNIKKEIKVCCPDYRDHPIDVRRTIEEWFQEKKIPDEQASSVRPVTEMDLNKIAQAIGTNWELLGIALGLSADKVDRIKQRSRDCGIATIIFYMLKEWKNQNQHNADMNVLIQTMKDTDVLSVNWDKIRNFLDNF